Proteins from one Euzebya sp. genomic window:
- the modA gene encoding molybdate ABC transporter substrate-binding protein — MSAVLAGVVLVAAACGPGGGGGVADGPSQSAAASAAPTVTGDVVVQAAASSTDAFVEIGDAFEAAHPGASVVLNVAGSQSLATQILDGAPADVFASADDAQMARVAAEGLVGSTPRVFATNELAIAVAAGNPLGITALEDLADPDVVLVLAAPEVPAGAYAARALDVAGVAVTPASLELDVRAALSKVELGEADAAIVYASDLVTAGDAVEGIPVPADVDVVAEHLIAVLAEAPNPDGAAAFVDHVLDPASQATLERHGFTGGAGR; from the coding sequence TTGTCCGCGGTGCTGGCGGGAGTGGTCCTGGTCGCCGCGGCCTGCGGACCGGGCGGTGGGGGAGGGGTGGCGGATGGTCCCTCGCAGAGCGCGGCCGCGTCCGCGGCCCCGACGGTGACCGGCGACGTGGTCGTGCAGGCCGCCGCCTCGTCGACAGACGCCTTCGTCGAGATCGGCGACGCGTTCGAGGCGGCCCACCCCGGCGCGTCGGTCGTGCTGAACGTCGCCGGCAGCCAGTCACTGGCGACCCAGATCCTCGACGGCGCGCCCGCCGACGTGTTCGCGAGCGCCGACGACGCGCAGATGGCCCGGGTGGCTGCCGAGGGCCTGGTCGGTTCGACCCCGCGGGTCTTCGCCACCAACGAGCTCGCCATCGCGGTCGCGGCCGGCAACCCCCTCGGCATCACCGCGCTGGAGGACCTGGCGGATCCCGACGTGGTCCTGGTCCTGGCGGCGCCGGAGGTGCCGGCGGGCGCCTACGCCGCCCGGGCGCTCGACGTCGCCGGGGTGGCCGTGACGCCGGCCTCCCTCGAGCTCGACGTGCGCGCCGCGCTGTCCAAGGTCGAGCTGGGCGAGGCCGACGCGGCGATCGTGTACGCCTCGGACCTCGTGACCGCCGGCGACGCCGTGGAGGGCATCCCCGTCCCGGCCGACGTCGACGTCGTCGCCGAGCACCTCATCGCGGTGCTGGCCGAGGCGCCCAACCCCGACGGCGCGGCCGCCTTCGTCGACCACGTCCTCGACCCGGCGTCCCAGGCCACCCTCGAGCGGCACGGCTTCACCGGCGGCGCGGGTCGATGA
- the modB gene encoding molybdate ABC transporter permease subunit codes for MSGRGVPGAHRVLTGLAVAGLALVVVPLVGLVGRAPLARVPALVTSAAVLDAIRLSLVTSGAALVVSTVLGVPLAWLFARTRVRGLSLLRAVAVLPMVLPPVVGGVALLLAFGRRGLLGGPLEALTGVRLPFTTAGAVLAATFVAMPVLVVTVEAGLRQADQRLEDAAATLGASRWTIYRRITLPQIGPSLAAGMALCWARALGEFGATITFAGNFPGRTQTMPLGVYLLLESDPEAAYVLSLLLLAISVAVLVVLRGRYLGTSAS; via the coding sequence ATGAGCGGCCGGGGGGTCCCGGGCGCCCACCGCGTCCTGACCGGTCTGGCCGTCGCCGGCCTGGCCCTGGTGGTCGTCCCGCTCGTCGGGCTGGTGGGCCGCGCGCCGCTGGCGCGCGTGCCGGCGCTGGTGACCAGCGCCGCGGTCCTCGACGCGATCCGGTTGTCCCTCGTCACGTCGGGGGCCGCGCTGGTCGTCTCCACCGTGCTCGGCGTCCCCCTCGCGTGGCTGTTCGCCCGGACCCGCGTGCGCGGCCTCTCGCTCCTGCGCGCGGTCGCCGTCCTGCCGATGGTGCTGCCCCCGGTCGTGGGCGGCGTCGCGCTGCTGCTCGCCTTCGGCCGGCGCGGGTTGCTCGGCGGCCCCCTCGAGGCCCTGACCGGCGTGCGGCTGCCCTTCACCACCGCCGGCGCGGTCCTCGCGGCGACGTTCGTCGCGATGCCGGTCCTCGTCGTCACCGTCGAGGCCGGCCTCCGGCAGGCCGACCAGCGGCTGGAGGACGCCGCCGCGACGCTCGGCGCCAGCCGCTGGACGATCTACCGCCGGATCACGCTGCCCCAGATCGGCCCGTCGCTGGCGGCGGGGATGGCCCTGTGCTGGGCCCGGGCGCTGGGCGAGTTCGGGGCCACGATCACCTTCGCCGGGAACTTCCCCGGCCGGACCCAGACGATGCCTCTCGGGGTGTACCTGCTGCTCGAGAGCGACCCCGAGGCGGCCTACGTGCTCAGCCTGCTGCTCCTGGCCATCTCCGTCGCGGTGCTCGTCGTGCTGCGCGGGCGCTACCTCGGCACGAGCGCGTCGTGA
- a CDS encoding ABC transporter ATP-binding protein gives MTLTMTDITLTYEDGDATLTALDGIDLSVDAGEFAAVAGPSGSGKSSLLAVAGTLLRPQSGTVTIAGTDVTALDDATRTAVRADRIGFVFQGVNLLVSLTAVDQLLVGVHLRGGNPRARRADAVELLTELGLASKIDRRPHQLSGGERQRVGIARALINRPHVLLVDEPTSALDHDRGSQIVNLLSRLTHRHGVATLMVTHDRSQLDHVDTVHHLVDGHLQAVASAVP, from the coding sequence ATGACGCTGACGATGACCGACATCACCCTCACCTACGAGGACGGCGACGCCACCCTGACCGCTCTCGACGGCATCGACCTCTCGGTGGACGCCGGCGAGTTCGCCGCCGTGGCCGGCCCGTCCGGTTCGGGCAAGTCGAGCCTGCTGGCCGTCGCCGGCACCTTGCTGCGCCCGCAGTCCGGCACCGTCACGATCGCCGGGACCGACGTGACCGCTCTCGACGACGCGACGCGCACCGCGGTCCGCGCGGACCGCATCGGGTTCGTGTTCCAGGGCGTCAACCTGTTGGTCTCGCTGACCGCCGTCGATCAGCTGCTCGTCGGCGTCCACCTGCGCGGAGGGAACCCCCGCGCTCGACGCGCCGACGCGGTCGAGCTGCTCACCGAACTCGGTCTGGCCTCCAAGATCGACCGGAGACCCCACCAGCTGTCCGGCGGCGAACGCCAACGCGTCGGCATCGCCCGCGCGCTGATCAACCGCCCCCACGTGCTGCTGGTCGACGAACCCACCTCGGCGCTCGACCACGACCGCGGCAGCCAGATCGTGAACCTGCTCTCCCGGCTGACCCACCGCCACGGCGTCGCCACCCTCATGGTCACCCACGACCGCAGCCAGCTCGATCACGTCGACACCGTCCACCACCTCGTCGACGGCCACCTGCAGGCCGTCGCATCGGCTGTTCCGTGA
- a CDS encoding DUF488 family protein: MRLLTDADVEAVVDVRRFPGSRRHPHAARDAMARWLPEAGVGYRWDERLGGRRRPAEGSPHTGLRHPSFRAYADHMDTAEFATAVGELLEQLTEQRSVILCSESLWWRCHRRLIADHVTAVHGVDVRHLFHDGRLAHHRMTDVTRVEGDALVYDGGEPTLDLGDA; the protein is encoded by the coding sequence GTGCGCCTGCTCACCGACGCCGACGTCGAGGCGGTCGTCGACGTCAGGCGGTTCCCCGGCAGCCGCCGCCATCCCCACGCGGCGCGCGACGCGATGGCGCGCTGGCTGCCCGAGGCCGGCGTGGGCTACCGCTGGGACGAGCGCCTCGGCGGGCGCAGACGACCCGCGGAGGGATCGCCGCACACGGGGCTGCGCCACCCGTCGTTCAGGGCCTACGCCGATCACATGGACACCGCCGAGTTCGCCACGGCGGTCGGCGAGCTCCTGGAGCAGCTCACCGAGCAGCGATCGGTCATCCTCTGCTCGGAGTCGCTGTGGTGGCGCTGCCACCGCCGGCTCATCGCCGACCACGTCACCGCAGTCCACGGGGTGGACGTGCGCCACCTGTTCCACGACGGCCGGCTGGCACACCACCGGATGACCGACGTCACCCGCGTCGAGGGCGACGCGCTGGTGTACGACGGTGGGGAGCCGACCCTGGACCTCGGGGACGCCTAG
- a CDS encoding ABC transporter ATP-binding protein: MSGLHLDVGVHLGTLELTVDLAVAAGEVVAVVGPNGAGKSTLLRVVAGLLAPDRGRVRLAGRDVVDVAAGVDVPSADRHVGVVFQDLLLFDHLSALENVAFGPRSRGLDRAAAATRAAAWLERVGLQGLGGAPPATLSGGQRQRVALARALAADPDCLLLDEPLSALDADARGAVRRELRTHLAAFDGPVLVVTHEPLEALALADRLVVLEGGRVTQSGSPAEVARRPRSDWVARLVGINLFPGTAGAGHVVVDGGGRLVVPGPLPTGPLLVTVHPRSVSLHREPPSGSPRNVWAGEVGDVEIAGDRVRVQVRSRPPVVAAVTAAALADLDLAAGGAVWASFKAADVEVYPR, translated from the coding sequence GTGAGCGGGCTCCACCTGGACGTCGGGGTCCACCTCGGGACGCTCGAGCTGACCGTCGACCTGGCCGTCGCGGCCGGCGAGGTCGTCGCCGTCGTCGGGCCGAACGGGGCGGGCAAGTCCACGTTGCTGCGCGTCGTCGCGGGGCTGCTCGCCCCCGACCGCGGCCGGGTCCGCCTGGCCGGCCGCGACGTCGTCGACGTGGCGGCCGGCGTGGACGTGCCGAGCGCTGACCGCCACGTCGGCGTGGTCTTCCAGGACCTCCTGCTGTTCGACCACCTGAGCGCGCTCGAGAACGTCGCCTTCGGCCCGCGCAGCCGCGGTCTGGACCGCGCTGCTGCGGCCACCCGGGCGGCGGCGTGGCTGGAGCGCGTCGGCCTCCAGGGGTTGGGCGGTGCTCCGCCCGCGACCCTCTCCGGCGGGCAGCGCCAGCGCGTCGCGCTCGCCCGGGCGCTGGCCGCCGACCCGGACTGCCTGCTGCTCGACGAGCCCCTGTCGGCGCTGGACGCGGACGCCCGCGGGGCGGTCCGACGCGAGCTGCGCACCCACCTGGCGGCCTTCGACGGGCCGGTGCTGGTGGTGACCCACGAGCCGCTCGAGGCCCTCGCCCTGGCCGACCGCCTCGTCGTCCTCGAAGGGGGCCGGGTCACCCAGAGCGGGTCGCCGGCGGAGGTCGCCCGGCGCCCGCGGTCGGACTGGGTCGCGCGGCTGGTCGGCATCAACCTCTTTCCCGGCACCGCGGGGGCGGGCCACGTCGTGGTGGACGGGGGCGGGCGGCTGGTCGTGCCGGGCCCGCTGCCCACCGGGCCGTTGCTGGTCACGGTCCACCCCCGCAGCGTGTCGCTGCACCGCGAGCCCCCGAGCGGTTCCCCGCGGAACGTCTGGGCGGGCGAGGTGGGAGATGTCGAGATCGCCGGCGACCGCGTCCGCGTGCAGGTCCGCAGCCGACCGCCGGTCGTCGCCGCGGTGACCGCCGCCGCGCTGGCCGATCTGGACCTGGCCGCCGGCGGTGCGGTGTGGGCGTCGTTCAAGGCCGCTGACGTGGAGGTCTACCCCCGCTGA
- a CDS encoding DUF421 domain-containing protein: protein MSSASALSKLGITPAEAGLTVLIATAMYLVVIVLSRVFGQRQFATATSYDMAFTFALGSIVGRVVLVRTSLATAVLGLVTLFGLHATSRWLHHRVPTVHRLIQNRPILLVVDGEVLDENLRRARTSRAELFQQVRLAGVGRLADVGAVIMERSGAMSVLPADAIVEDVVLHEVYGADRLLDAGGGRQRG, encoded by the coding sequence ATGTCGTCTGCGAGCGCGCTGTCGAAGCTCGGCATCACCCCTGCCGAGGCCGGCCTCACCGTCCTGATCGCCACCGCGATGTACCTGGTGGTGATCGTCCTCAGCAGGGTCTTCGGGCAGCGCCAGTTCGCGACGGCCACCAGCTACGACATGGCCTTCACCTTCGCCCTCGGCTCGATCGTCGGACGGGTGGTGCTGGTCCGGACCTCCCTGGCGACCGCCGTCCTGGGCCTGGTCACCCTGTTCGGGCTGCACGCGACGTCGCGGTGGCTGCACCACCGCGTCCCGACCGTCCACCGGCTGATCCAGAACCGCCCGATCCTCCTGGTCGTCGACGGCGAGGTGCTGGACGAGAACCTGCGGCGGGCTCGCACCAGCCGTGCGGAGCTGTTCCAGCAGGTGCGACTGGCCGGCGTGGGGCGCCTGGCCGACGTCGGCGCGGTCATCATGGAGCGCAGCGGCGCGATGAGCGTGCTCCCCGCCGACGCGATCGTCGAGGACGTGGTGCTCCACGAGGTGTACGGCGCTGACCGGCTCCTCGACGCCGGGGGTGGCCGTCAGCGGGGGTAG
- a CDS encoding gluconokinase: MARDGAVIGVDVGTTAVKVGLYDADATEHVVASREYALDDPEPGWAEQDPDAIVEATLDAIEEVAGHASAYGIAVSAVSISTVMHSLLGLDADGRPVTPLIIYADTRAAPEAAVLRADHVDVYRRTGTPLHPMAPLAKLRWLAAHQPDVAASVRTWGTIKEQLLAALTGEAVLDHAGASATGLFNLSDLDWDDEALSLAGIDRDQLAPLVPTDHVLDGLTAAAAGRTGLPRDTPVVAGATDGIMANLGVGAIGDGIGALTVGTSGAIRVIVDEPVTDPAMRTFCYALTPGRWCVGGAISTGGLWLTWLRDHVLDGRVEVADLTASAGDVPPGAEGVLVLPYLTGERAPQWSGAPSGVVFGLRYAHRRGHLVRAGLEGVAHQLRLVADALDDTGHGLRRLRATGGFLNSPLWVQLVADVLRVPLEVPEVAEAAAFGAAVLGMTAVGLLDDLDAVEDLITITDHIDPDDTDRAVHEQVHRRYAQLIDLLSGSSLYLGL, encoded by the coding sequence ATGGCACGTGACGGTGCGGTCATCGGCGTCGACGTCGGGACCACGGCGGTCAAGGTCGGCCTGTACGACGCCGACGCGACCGAGCACGTCGTGGCCAGCCGCGAGTACGCCCTGGACGACCCCGAGCCCGGCTGGGCGGAGCAGGACCCCGACGCGATCGTCGAGGCCACCCTCGACGCGATCGAGGAGGTCGCCGGCCACGCCAGCGCCTACGGGATCGCCGTCTCGGCGGTGTCGATCAGCACGGTGATGCACAGCCTCCTCGGTCTCGACGCCGACGGCCGGCCGGTGACGCCGCTGATCATCTACGCCGACACCAGGGCGGCGCCGGAGGCGGCGGTCCTGCGCGCCGACCACGTCGACGTCTACCGCCGCACCGGCACGCCGCTGCACCCGATGGCACCCCTGGCGAAGCTCCGCTGGCTGGCCGCCCACCAGCCCGACGTGGCCGCGTCGGTGCGGACCTGGGGGACGATCAAGGAGCAGCTGCTGGCTGCCCTGACCGGCGAGGCGGTGCTCGACCACGCCGGCGCGTCGGCCACCGGGCTGTTCAACCTGTCGGACCTCGACTGGGATGACGAGGCGCTGAGCCTGGCCGGCATCGACCGCGACCAGCTCGCCCCGCTCGTGCCGACCGACCACGTCCTCGACGGCCTGACCGCCGCGGCCGCCGGCCGGACCGGCCTGCCCCGAGACACCCCTGTGGTCGCGGGCGCGACCGACGGGATCATGGCCAACCTCGGCGTCGGCGCCATCGGGGACGGCATCGGCGCGCTGACGGTCGGCACCAGCGGGGCGATCCGGGTCATCGTCGACGAGCCCGTCACCGACCCCGCCATGCGCACCTTCTGCTACGCCCTCACCCCCGGACGGTGGTGCGTCGGTGGGGCCATCAGCACCGGCGGGCTGTGGCTGACCTGGCTGCGCGACCACGTCCTCGACGGGCGGGTCGAGGTCGCCGACCTGACGGCGTCGGCCGGCGACGTGCCCCCCGGCGCCGAGGGCGTGCTGGTCCTGCCGTACCTGACCGGCGAGCGGGCGCCGCAGTGGTCCGGCGCGCCGTCCGGCGTGGTCTTCGGGCTGCGCTACGCCCACCGGCGCGGGCACCTCGTGCGCGCCGGGCTGGAGGGCGTCGCCCACCAGCTGCGGCTGGTCGCCGACGCGCTCGACGACACCGGCCACGGGCTGCGCCGCCTGCGGGCCACGGGCGGGTTCCTCAACTCGCCGCTGTGGGTCCAGCTCGTCGCCGACGTGCTGCGCGTCCCCCTCGAGGTGCCGGAGGTCGCCGAGGCGGCCGCGTTCGGCGCGGCGGTGCTCGGCATGACCGCGGTCGGCCTGCTCGACGACCTCGACGCCGTCGAGGACCTGATCACCATCACCGACCACATCGACCCCGACGACACCGACCGCGCGGTGCACGAGCAGGTGCACCGCCGCTACGCCCAGCTGATCGACCTGCTGTCCGGGTCGTCCCTGTACCTAGGGTTGTGA
- the prcB gene encoding proteasome subunit beta produces the protein MTDRWALGSHIVDPFDYQGSSFSELLRRALPSDPLAHGHHPQVPGHVEGTTIVALTFDGGVIIAGDRRATAGNLISKRDMRKIFQTDRLSAVGISGAAGPAMELAKVFATELEHYEKVEGVELSLEGKANKLASMVRGNLPLAMQGLVVVPLFAGYDQRAATGRIFDFDVAGGRYEERRYSATGSGSLHARASLKARWEPDLTADAAVDLAVAALWDAADEDSATGGPDTVRGHYPIVAEIDADGYVERPEEEVAARAAEVAGRRGSRLGLAGTAIDDNPRPDAGA, from the coding sequence ATGACGGACCGCTGGGCCCTCGGCTCTCACATCGTTGACCCGTTCGACTACCAGGGATCCTCGTTCAGCGAACTGCTTCGGCGCGCACTGCCCTCGGACCCGCTGGCGCACGGCCACCACCCCCAGGTGCCGGGCCACGTGGAGGGGACCACGATCGTCGCGCTCACGTTCGACGGCGGCGTGATCATCGCCGGCGACCGCCGGGCGACGGCCGGGAACCTGATCTCCAAGCGGGACATGCGCAAGATCTTCCAGACCGACCGCCTGTCCGCGGTCGGGATCTCGGGCGCGGCCGGTCCGGCGATGGAGCTGGCCAAGGTCTTCGCCACCGAGCTCGAGCACTACGAGAAGGTCGAGGGCGTCGAGCTGTCCCTCGAGGGCAAGGCCAACAAGCTGGCCAGCATGGTGCGCGGCAACCTGCCCCTCGCGATGCAGGGGCTCGTCGTGGTCCCCCTCTTCGCCGGGTACGACCAGCGCGCCGCCACGGGCCGCATCTTCGACTTCGACGTGGCCGGCGGCCGCTACGAGGAGCGGCGGTACTCTGCCACCGGGTCGGGCAGCCTGCACGCCCGCGCGTCGCTGAAGGCCCGCTGGGAGCCGGACCTGACCGCGGACGCCGCGGTGGACCTCGCCGTGGCGGCGCTGTGGGACGCCGCGGACGAGGACTCCGCCACCGGCGGCCCCGACACCGTCCGCGGCCACTACCCGATCGTCGCCGAGATCGACGCCGATGGCTACGTCGAGCGCCCCGAGGAGGAGGTGGCGGCGCGCGCCGCCGAGGTCGCCGGTCGGCGCGGATCCCGCCTCGGCCTGGCCGGGACGGCGATCGACGACAACCCCCGCCCCGACGCCGGGGCCTGA
- a CDS encoding MFS transporter yields the protein MSVSTPSGVQQTVSWFVFGLMASVTVLGILSELVVSGILPQMTEGLGVEEGQVGFLVGAYALASAIAAIPLVSATLAVNRKALLMVLLVGYAASNSVVAATSSYGLIVGARVVGGVCAGVMWPMIAAYGTRLVPEHVHGKAITVIIRATPWGSASACPP from the coding sequence ATGTCCGTCAGCACCCCCTCCGGCGTGCAGCAGACCGTCTCGTGGTTCGTCTTCGGCCTGATGGCCAGCGTCACCGTCCTCGGGATCCTGTCGGAACTCGTGGTGTCCGGCATCCTGCCGCAGATGACCGAGGGCCTCGGGGTCGAGGAGGGCCAGGTGGGCTTCTTGGTGGGTGCCTACGCGCTCGCCTCCGCCATCGCCGCCATCCCCCTCGTCAGCGCCACCCTGGCGGTCAACCGCAAGGCGCTGCTGATGGTGCTCCTCGTCGGGTACGCTGCCTCGAACTCCGTCGTCGCCGCCACGTCGTCCTACGGCCTCATCGTCGGCGCCCGGGTCGTCGGGGGCGTCTGCGCCGGCGTGATGTGGCCGATGATCGCCGCCTACGGCACGCGGTTGGTCCCCGAGCACGTGCACGGCAAGGCCATCACCGTGATCATTCGGGCAACACCCTGGGGATCTGCGTCGGCCTGCCCGCCATGA
- a CDS encoding MFS transporter — MISARYIDVHLRPLIVITLAVGAIAMALLLLFRGTPGISHIAFLLCGLSVGPLVTMYQTAVSTQVEEAEDVATSVQSSVFNFSIMIVTGVGGLLLAAITERSGVRSIVYVSLGCFVAAAVIAYFVETTLRSSPPPAHDKETP; from the coding sequence GTGATCTCCGCCCGGTACATCGACGTCCACCTGCGCCCCTTGATCGTCATCACCTTGGCCGTCGGTGCCATCGCGATGGCATTGCTGCTGCTCTTCCGGGGGACGCCCGGGATCTCCCACATCGCGTTCCTGCTCTGTGGCCTGTCCGTCGGACCGCTCGTGACGATGTACCAGACCGCCGTCAGCACGCAGGTCGAGGAGGCCGAGGACGTCGCCACGTCGGTGCAGTCGAGCGTCTTCAACTTCTCGATCATGATCGTCACCGGGGTCGGCGGGCTGCTGCTGGCCGCCATCACCGAGCGATCCGGCGTCCGGTCCATCGTCTACGTGTCCCTCGGGTGCTTCGTCGCCGCCGCCGTCATCGCCTACTTCGTCGAGACCACCCTGCGCTCGTCCCCACCACCCGCCCACGACAAGGAGACGCCGTGA
- a CDS encoding molybdopterin-binding protein gives MADDELLRVGQAAAVIGVSVDTIRRWDEDGTVRVERSEGGQRLVPVAEVQRIIAERGGTGTQGPIVASSARNQMPGIVTGVTADLAAAVVEVQAGPFRLVSLMTAESVQALDLAPGREVVASVKSTNVVIGLPG, from the coding sequence ATGGCAGATGACGAGCTCCTGCGCGTGGGGCAGGCCGCGGCGGTGATCGGCGTGAGCGTCGACACCATCCGCCGGTGGGACGAGGACGGCACGGTCCGGGTCGAGCGCTCCGAGGGCGGCCAGCGGCTGGTGCCGGTGGCCGAGGTGCAACGGATCATCGCCGAGCGGGGCGGCACGGGCACCCAGGGCCCGATCGTCGCCTCGTCCGCCCGGAACCAGATGCCGGGCATCGTCACCGGGGTCACCGCCGACCTCGCCGCGGCGGTCGTCGAGGTGCAGGCGGGGCCGTTCCGGCTGGTGTCCTTGATGACCGCGGAGAGCGTGCAGGCCCTCGACCTCGCACCCGGCCGGGAGGTCGTGGCGTCGGTGAAGTCGACCAACGTCGTGATCGGGCTGCCCGGGTGA
- the prcA gene encoding proteasome subunit alpha, translating into MPMMPYVSPEQAMKDKADFARKGISRGRSAVAVVTADGVLFVAENPSTTLHKVSEIYDRIAFAAVGKYNEFEQLRVAGIRLADVRGYQYSREDVTGRALATAYSNALGSVFTDSPKPLEVELLVAEVIGDAVELYHILYDGSITDEEGFVAIGGSAEAINEALSASFEPGMDRGTALRTTVRALGQVEERDMAPSRLEVAGLDRSLGRRKFFRLTEDEVTALLEAG; encoded by the coding sequence ATGCCGATGATGCCCTACGTGTCGCCCGAGCAGGCGATGAAGGACAAGGCCGACTTCGCCCGCAAGGGCATCAGCCGGGGCCGGTCCGCGGTCGCCGTCGTCACCGCCGACGGCGTGCTGTTCGTCGCGGAGAACCCCTCCACGACCCTCCACAAGGTGTCGGAGATCTACGACCGGATCGCCTTCGCGGCGGTCGGCAAGTACAACGAGTTCGAGCAGCTGCGCGTCGCCGGCATCCGCTTGGCCGACGTCCGGGGGTACCAGTACAGCCGGGAGGACGTGACCGGCCGCGCGCTGGCGACGGCCTACTCGAACGCCCTCGGGTCGGTCTTCACCGACTCGCCCAAGCCCCTCGAGGTCGAGCTGCTGGTCGCTGAGGTCATCGGCGACGCCGTCGAGCTGTACCACATCCTCTACGACGGCTCGATCACCGACGAGGAGGGGTTCGTGGCGATCGGCGGCAGCGCCGAGGCGATCAACGAGGCCCTGTCGGCGAGCTTCGAGCCGGGCATGGACCGGGGCACCGCCCTGCGCACCACCGTCCGCGCGCTGGGCCAGGTGGAGGAGCGTGACATGGCCCCGTCGCGCCTCGAGGTCGCCGGCCTCGACCGGAGCCTCGGCCGCCGCAAGTTCTTCCGCCTGACCGAGGACGAGGTGACGGCCCTGCTCGAGGCCGGCTAG
- a CDS encoding catalase has product MSGSEVRPDGRSTTGSGAPAPSDRNSLTVGTDGPLLLHDVHFLEQMAHFNREKVPERQPHAKGAGAFGTFEVTEDVSQFTRAALFQPGASTDMLIRFSTVAGEMGSPDTWRDVRGFSIKFYTSEGNYDLVGNNTPIFFVRDPMKFPHFIRSQKRLPDSGLRDNHMQWDFWTLNPESAHQVTYLMGDRGLPRTWRHMDGFGSHTFMWVNAGGERFWVKYHFKTDQGWQTLTNQEAADLAGSDADFHRRDLFESIARGDLPSWTLKVQVMPYEDAKDYRFNPFDLTKIWPQGDYPLIPVGTMRLNRNPENFFAEIEQAAFSPGNVVPGIGLSPDKMLLGRAFAYNDAQRNRIGTNFHQLPVNRPRVEVNSYLFDGQMAYEHSGSQPVYAPNSAGRAWADGDATPEESWAVDGDMVRAAYTLRRDDDDFSQPGTLVREVFDDGARDRLVEQVSGSLLGGVRGEVLDRAVGYWTSIDSEVGKRIEEVVRRDAAPEPVPGMGEG; this is encoded by the coding sequence ATGTCCGGCTCTGAGGTTCGTCCCGATGGTCGGTCCACCACTGGTTCGGGGGCGCCGGCCCCCAGCGACCGCAACTCGCTGACGGTCGGCACCGACGGCCCACTGCTCCTGCACGACGTGCACTTCCTCGAGCAGATGGCGCACTTCAACCGCGAGAAGGTGCCCGAGCGCCAGCCCCACGCCAAGGGTGCCGGCGCCTTCGGCACGTTCGAGGTCACCGAGGACGTCTCGCAGTTCACGCGGGCCGCCCTGTTCCAGCCGGGCGCCTCCACCGACATGCTGATCCGCTTCTCCACCGTGGCGGGCGAGATGGGGAGCCCCGACACCTGGCGCGACGTGCGCGGCTTCTCGATCAAGTTCTACACCTCCGAGGGCAACTACGACCTGGTCGGCAACAACACGCCGATCTTCTTCGTCCGCGACCCGATGAAGTTCCCCCACTTCATCCGCAGCCAGAAGCGCCTCCCCGACTCCGGCCTGCGCGACAACCACATGCAGTGGGACTTCTGGACCCTCAACCCCGAGTCGGCGCACCAGGTCACCTACCTGATGGGTGACCGCGGCCTGCCGCGCACCTGGCGGCACATGGACGGCTTCGGCTCCCACACCTTCATGTGGGTGAACGCCGGCGGCGAGCGGTTCTGGGTGAAGTACCACTTCAAGACCGACCAGGGCTGGCAGACCCTCACCAACCAGGAGGCCGCCGACCTGGCCGGGTCCGACGCCGACTTCCACCGGCGCGACCTGTTCGAGTCGATCGCGCGGGGCGACCTGCCCTCGTGGACGCTCAAGGTCCAGGTGATGCCGTACGAGGACGCCAAGGACTACCGGTTCAACCCCTTCGACCTCACCAAGATCTGGCCCCAGGGCGACTACCCCCTCATCCCGGTCGGGACGATGCGGTTGAACCGGAACCCGGAGAACTTCTTCGCCGAGATCGAGCAGGCGGCGTTCTCACCGGGGAACGTGGTCCCGGGCATCGGCCTGTCGCCGGACAAGATGCTCCTCGGCCGGGCGTTCGCCTACAACGACGCCCAGCGCAACCGGATCGGCACGAACTTCCACCAGCTGCCGGTCAACCGCCCCCGCGTCGAGGTCAACTCCTACCTCTTCGACGGGCAGATGGCATACGAGCACTCGGGCAGCCAGCCCGTCTACGCCCCGAACTCCGCAGGCCGTGCGTGGGCCGACGGCGACGCCACGCCCGAGGAGTCGTGGGCGGTCGACGGCGACATGGTGCGCGCCGCCTACACCCTGCGTCGCGACGACGACGACTTCTCCCAGCCGGGGACGTTGGTGCGCGAGGTGTTCGACGACGGCGCCCGGGACCGGCTCGTCGAGCAGGTGAGCGGTTCCCTGCTGGGTGGCGTGCGCGGCGAGGTGCTGGATCGCGCCGTCGGCTACTGGACGAGCATCGACAGCGAGGTCGGCAAGCGCATCGAGGAGGTCGTGCGCCGCGACGCCGCCCCCGAGCCCGTCCCCGGCATGGGCGAGGGCTGA